One Plasmodium vivax chromosome 13, whole genome shotgun sequence genomic region harbors:
- a CDS encoding hypothetical protein, conserved (encoded by transcript PVX_085375A): MLGKHRKRKINPPLYPVHPNEEKKKNLNNFITYKDLKIRWRNTSKNYRKKVTIARKWKNLHCLLPMNKHSCMFIWHKNLPYTRFKGQEGVCAPPQQSDAPSGGVTKQVMHSGVRIGTDGGRAASQLEAASQKAKKGNPARGRHAGGEAGKIGEQDEVTSPYEVDPSPQGASTIELNYHEVPPREVQHLLRKGTEDLFCIFKSNFISEHKVTIGDIVQTEKLHRKKAGDVVYFGTVLLVGSKHFTIIGKPTVPYCTVKATVEQITLSKEILSFRYKKVRRSSRFLRIKHWITILKIEDIIIHTKQQMNDERKKPLQILDLWANRWLYEKELNFIKFNGSGTAPLAEQIYHLVEHQPNTLHRRGLTDCYRFYPDPNVPHTY; this comes from the exons ATGCTGGGGAAGCACCGGAAGAGGAAAATCAACCCCCCCCTGTACCCAGTCCACCCAaacgaggagaagaaaaaaaacctcaaCAACTTCATAACGTATAAGGACCTGAAGATACGCTGGAGGAACACCTCCAAAAACTACAGGAAGAAGGTGACGATTGcgaggaagtggaagaacCTGCACTGCCTCCTTCCGATGAACAAGCATTCGTGCATGTTCATTTGGCATAAGAATTTGCCCTACACTCGTTTTAAGGGGCAGGAAGGGGTGTGTGCCCCCCCTCAGCAAAGTGATgccccctcggggggggtcACCAAACAGGTAATGCACAGCGGTGTTCGGATTGGCACAGACGGGGGGAGAGCGGCATCCCAGTTAGAAGCGGCGTCCCA gaaggcCAAGAAGGGGAACCCGGCACGGGGGCGCCACGCAGGGGGCGAGGCAGGAAAGATAGGCGAGCAGGATGAAGTGACCTCCCCATACGAGGTGGATCCCTCCCCCCAAGGCGCCTCCACAATCGAATTGAACTACCACGAGGTACCTCCCCGAGAAGTGCAGCACCTCCTCCGAAAAGGAACAGAAGACCTGTTCTGCATTTTCAAATCCAATTTTATAAGCGAGCATAAGGTAACCATTGGAGACATTGTGCAGACAGAAAAACTGCATCGAAAGAAAGCAGGAGATGTGGTATACTTCGGAACTGTCCTCCTCGTAGGTTCCAAACATTTTACCATTATTGGAAAACCCACAGTGCCCTACTGCACAGTGAAAGCTACAGTAGAGCAAATAACCCTAAGCAAAGAAATTTTAAGCTTCCGCTATAAAAAGGTAAGAAGGTCCAGTAGGTTCCTCCGAATCAAACACTGGATTACTATCCTCAAAATTGAGGACATCATCATCCACACAAAGCAGCAGATGAATGATGAACGGAAGAAgcctcttcaaattttggACTTATGGGCGAATAGATGGCTATATGAAAAGGagttaaattttattaagttTAATGGAAGTGGTACTGCTCCTTTGGCCGAACAGATTTACCATCTTGTTGAGCACCAACCGAATACTTTACACCGGAGGGGCCTTACCGACTGCTACCGGTTTTACCCTGACCCGAACGTCCCCCACACGTATTAG
- a CDS encoding hypothetical protein, conserved (encoded by transcript PVX_085380A), with protein MGVKFEFFRFFKLNYYAFYVKKEKLYTFLHTTTAYSLVGVTLYLGYSFFHMWNDAVHYSYKHYMRKEKQRKELYEKIRTARENGLIPKSQVDLSS; from the exons ATGGGGGTGAAATTCGAGTTCTTCAGATTCTTCAAGCTGAACTACTACGCCTTTTacgtgaagaaggaaaagcttTACACCTTCCTGCATACCACCACGGCGTATTCCCTCGTGGGGGTGACCCTCTACCTGG gataCTCCTTCTTCCACATGTGGAACGACGCGGTACACTACTCGTACAAGCACTACATGCGGAAGGAA AAACAACGCAAAGAACTGTACGAAAAAATTAGGACCGCTCGGGAGAATGGTCTCATCCCGAAGAGCCAAGTTGACCTCTCGAGTTAA